The following proteins are co-located in the Nitrospira sp. genome:
- a CDS encoding CHASE3 domain-containing protein → MGIRGRYIGFLLVATVALAFSFLGHLWLFEQWRIQQERQLLRSTILMEVLRLQRLVMDVETNFRGYLLTEQPSFLEPINQAESRLDIGMATLTALTADLPGLEAGRGVLFARLKEFIESKQALIAVVGTEKQEQVRLYVRGGSGRALFLTIEKAVGDFEMRVQRGIPLEDMTYEAWMEQARWQLLLVDSLGAILCIVLTRTMGLPKQLVIDRRTRIPL, encoded by the coding sequence ATGGGTATACGTGGTCGGTATATCGGATTCCTTCTCGTTGCAACAGTCGCGCTGGCCTTCTCGTTTCTCGGACATCTATGGTTGTTTGAGCAATGGCGCATTCAGCAGGAGCGGCAACTTCTTCGTTCGACCATTCTCATGGAGGTCTTGCGGCTCCAACGGTTGGTCATGGATGTGGAAACGAACTTTCGCGGATATCTCCTCACGGAACAGCCATCGTTTCTCGAACCGATCAATCAGGCCGAAAGCCGGCTGGATATCGGCATGGCGACCTTGACGGCGCTCACTGCCGATCTCCCTGGTTTGGAGGCCGGACGAGGGGTGCTGTTTGCTCGCCTCAAAGAGTTCATTGAGAGCAAACAGGCGCTGATCGCAGTGGTCGGGACGGAGAAGCAGGAGCAGGTGCGATTGTATGTGCGGGGTGGAAGCGGTCGCGCGCTGTTCCTGACCATTGAAAAGGCTGTCGGCGATTTCGAGATGCGCGTTCAGCGCGGAATACCTCTTGAAGACATGACGTATGAGGCCTGGATGGAGCAGGCCCGATGGCAACTTCTCCTCGTGGATAGCCTGGGCGCCATTCTGTGTATCGTGCTCACGCGAACCATGGGCCTTCCGAAACAACTGGTGATCGACCGGCGGACCCGCATCCCACTCTAA
- a CDS encoding nitrate oxidoreductase subunit beta, translating into IHGKRFDMYNDTVLGFNKSGKEVARIQVEEPIYIRPAERVNWL; encoded by the coding sequence AAATTCACGGGAAGCGGTTCGACATGTACAACGATACCGTGTTGGGCTTCAACAAGTCGGGCAAGGAAGTGGCGCGGATCCAGGTCGAAGAGCCGATCTACATTCGGCCGGCCGAGCGCGTGAACTGGCTGTAA